CATTAGATTGCTCCAGACGCCCATAAAGACATCCCCCCTCCTTTTCTTATAGTGGCACTCCATAGGCCACAAGCCAACACAATCCTGTTTAGGAATTATACGGGCTATTGTGAGTCTCACCGACAGATTCGCGGGAGATGTGAAACTGCCAGTGTGCACTCAGTGTGCAGTTTACCTGCCAAGACATGAGTGTAAATCAAGCCAAATAGGCAAATTCTCGATATGGAGGATTATGGGGGTTAAATCGTTGGGAAGGCGGCTATAAGGCTTCGGGGCGGGCGGACTTGAACCGCCGGCCCCCGGTTCCCAAAACCGGTGCGCTACCTGACTGCGCCACGCCCCGGAAGATATAAATCAAGGTATGCGAACCTAAGGTTCGGAAAGTCTCGCTATGCTGGCCAAATTAAAGACAGAACCCGGCACATACACGCCCTGTCCGCCGGAGATTCGCCACCAATCCCGGGAGCGACCCCTCAGGCGAGAAACATCTATCAGAACATATACCCCAGCGAGAACTGGACGCCGGATAGTTTCTCATTGAAGACCGGCGCCAGCTTGGCCTTCTCTTCATCGGGCCTGGACCTGTAGAACCACCAGCCCAGCTTGAACTCGAGCGGAACGCTGGTGCAGTCGTATGCGAGGCCAAGCTCGGTCTTGAAGCTCTTGAGCCTTCCAGATGTGTTGTATGAGTCGTCATCGTCCTCCACGCCGGGCGTTTGATAGTGCATTTGCCAATCGCTTGAGATTTTGATGTTCATGTTGGGCATCAACATCCCGTTCCCCCAGGCGTAGAATCCGGAATATGAGGGCGACTGCAGGCCAATCCCATAAAGAAAGCCATGGATGCTGTTATTCTCTTCGGTCGTTATGTCATATTTGTGAACGCCTACGGGGACACCAAACTCACCTGAGTATTCCGTCCAAGTGCCGTGCCCGTTCCGCTCAAAGTCACGATGCTTAAGCCATTGGTAGCCGAACAACAACGAGCAATACTTCCAATAGGGCGTCATGCGCAGAACGACCTGTATGTCCTGTCTGTCTGCCTTCATTGTCCCGCTTTCCGTAGTCTCGTACCAATCATCCGCATATCTCTTGTTACTAAGATGATAGTCCCCGCGGAATCGCGCCAGCAGATAATGAGCACTCAGACCGATATGGTCTTTGGCAAGGGAGACCTCCGCAAAGGGACCAAACGGGCCAACGTCAGAACTCATCTTGTAGGTGCCGTTTATGCCCTTAGCCCAAACGTCGCTGTTATTGAAGTCCCAATTCCCGTAAAGGCCTTTCACCCCAAGCTTGAACTTGACGGCCTTCTCGCTCTCCTCCTCGGCAAGTGCGATCGAGACGAACAAAGATGTAACCAACAGCAATACAAGTGCGAACGAAATGCGCTTCATGCCTATCTCCTTTTCAGAATCCGACAAGGTCTTCACAATTGTGGGTGAAGATACCGGTCGACAGTAGTCAAGTCAAGAGCAATTCTGCGACCAGAAAAATCAGAATGGTCCAAGATGCGAGCGACCTTCTAGAACGCGGCAGCTTGACGTCGCGTCGAAGACTCGGCGGACTGCTGCGAACTGAAAGGCCGAACGTGCAAACGACAACCTGACGCAGAGGATCGGAATCTTGGCGGCCCGAACTTGAGACTCAAAACTACGGCTTATGTATCTCCACCCAAAGCCCGCACGGGCAGGGCAGCTCAGGAGCTGCGTCGCGCAGGAGCGAGTAGTTCGTGATGCCGGCCTCGTCCAGTATCTTAGCCGCCTCGAGCCGCGACGTCTGCTGCTCCCGCCAATGGGGATTCTGAGCACAGAGCGACCTGACGATCTTCGCCCGCTCCTTCCTCGGCAGCATTCGACCGAAGCCGCCGCCGATGAACCCGATGCCGCCCGGCTTGAGCACGCGATAGACCTCTCGAAGGCCGCCGACCTTGTCCTCCCAGAAGAAGAATGAGCCCCGGCTGATCACCAGCTCGAACGAGCTGTCCTTAAAGGGCATCCTCGCCGCATCAGCAACAACCGTGTCTATCCTGTCCTCAAGCCCCGCCTCTTCTATGTTGCGCCTCGCGATCTCTATCGCCTCGGGGTCAATGTCCAGCACTGTAACATTGATGCCGGAGCGCTGGGCAAGCTCGATCGCGAGGTATCCACCGCCGCCGCCAACATCGAGGCAGTCGCCGAACGTGATCCCGTAGTCGAGCAGAATCTGCCTCGCCAGCAGCGGATAGACGGGGGCAAGGACCGTCCGCGCCATCTTATCGAACTGAGCCGCCGACATGTAATCGGGGTTGTACATGGGCCGGTGAGCGCAGCCCATAAACGAGGCGCACAGCACAACAGCTACCAGCGCGGCACAAATCCCGGATACGTAGGGGCAGGCCTTGTGTCTGCCCATGTAGGGGCGGTTCACGAACCGCCCTTTTCTGTCGCAACCGTCATATTCGCGCCCAACCTCCCGTTCTGTAGGGGCGGTTCACGAACCGCCCCCTTGCATTGCCCAAACCGTATCAGTTCTTGTCGTGGATGGCCAACGTGCCGTTTGACACGCCGCTCGCAAGCACCGCTACGTCGCTGTCCATGTCCCCGTCAACGTCCGCGAGATCGGTCACGGAGAGTCCCACGCGCATCCCGACCGTGCTGCCGGTCGAGATGTAGTCCGCATCCGAGGCGCTCATGCTGGACGAGGCGCTTCTCATGTCGAAGACGTAGAACGCGCCCTTGGTGTCCTCAACGCCCGGGGCGCCGACTATGACCGCGTCCGTGGCCACGAGCTGACCAAAGAACGTGCCGGCCGTGCTCACAGCGTTGCCAAACAGGTTCCCGTCTGCCGAGCCGTCTATCTTCACGTCCGCGTCCGCAGCATCTACGTACCCGTCCGCGTCCGCCCTGAGCGAGCTCGAGAAGAACACGTAAGCACGGCCCGTCTGGTTGTCGTAACCGCACGCCCCGACTACGAGGTCATCGTAGTTGTCCCCGTCAAAGTCGCCGCAGCTTATAGCAGAGCCGAAGAAGCTGTCCGTCGTCTCGCCCGTGATGATGACGTTCGCGTCGGTCGCGTGCGTGCTGGAGATGGCCGCGTCCGTCCCGTAGAACACATACACGCGGCCTGCGTTCTCGGTCACGGTCTGGCCGGACGACTTGTCGTACCAGGGCGCACCGATGGCGAAGTCGCCGTACCGGTCCATCGCCATGGGGCTGTCGTCCAGAAAGCCCGCTGAGCTCACGGCGGCGCCGAAGTGGTCGTTGCGGTCCTCGCCAGTCAGAAGCACCACGCTGGCAGACGTCGTCCCCGTGTCCGAGAAGTTCGCGCTCCCAAAGAAGAGGCACGCCCGGCCGCACTCGTAACGCTCGCGCTGGGCCGACCCGCTCGTCGGCCCCCAGCCGCTCTCGCCGACCAAGATGTCCGCATAGCCGTCATCGTCCACGTCGCCTATTATCTCCGAACAGCAGCCAAACCGAGACTGCAC
The DNA window shown above is from bacterium and carries:
- a CDS encoding class I SAM-dependent methyltransferase: MGRHKACPYVSGICAALVAVVLCASFMGCAHRPMYNPDYMSAAQFDKMARTVLAPVYPLLARQILLDYGITFGDCLDVGGGGGYLAIELAQRSGINVTVLDIDPEAIEIARRNIEEAGLEDRIDTVVADAARMPFKDSSFELVISRGSFFFWEDKVGGLREVYRVLKPGGIGFIGGGFGRMLPRKERAKIVRSLCAQNPHWREQQTSRLEAAKILDEAGITNYSLLRDAAPELPCPCGLWVEIHKP